One Candidatus Thermoplasmatota archaeon DNA segment encodes these proteins:
- a CDS encoding cation-efflux pump, giving the protein MSIIPDYGDPTDPAVRAKYGTLESTVSLIGNGSLFASKLAIGLLISSIALFGDSMNHMTDVGISLVILFGFRLAKKEADLEHPYGHARAEQILSVAVATLVIVMGIAILFSSVQGLAEPAISSQPIASVLILSFAGVKELMAQFAFRIGRKIDSGVLIADGWNHRFDAIISVVIAAGIYLTMMDDAFRVVDPILGILVALAVVITGIKLVKEAGRELLGRAPPAEVVERVVQIAEAVEGVTDAHEVRVHEYGTRKVMSLHIAVEEGIMAKDAHEIATEVEDSIEEEFTVAPTVHVEPTEAAEGLEDLEELVAKMVQRYDEILSSHNIRVAPRKRGGEIDLHVIVDGEMSVEEMHELVHNLSDDIRLKLDGFEVKVHVEPCKKDCSICEEICSKGLEQRDSFSPDR; this is encoded by the coding sequence TTGTCCATCATTCCTGATTATGGGGACCCGACAGACCCCGCTGTGAGAGCGAAGTACGGCACCTTGGAATCCACGGTCAGTCTCATCGGGAACGGCTCGCTGTTCGCGTCGAAACTCGCGATTGGCCTCCTGATTTCCAGCATAGCGCTCTTTGGCGATTCGATGAATCACATGACGGATGTCGGTATCTCCCTTGTCATTCTCTTTGGGTTCAGACTGGCCAAGAAGGAGGCGGATCTCGAACACCCGTACGGACATGCCCGGGCGGAGCAGATACTGTCCGTGGCCGTGGCGACTCTCGTAATAGTCATGGGGATCGCAATCCTCTTCAGCTCGGTGCAGGGGCTTGCGGAACCCGCGATAAGCTCTCAACCGATTGCCTCTGTCCTCATCCTCTCTTTTGCGGGGGTCAAGGAACTGATGGCGCAATTCGCATTCAGGATAGGAAGGAAGATCGATAGCGGAGTCCTCATCGCGGATGGGTGGAACCACAGATTCGACGCCATCATCTCCGTTGTGATAGCCGCTGGGATCTACTTGACAATGATGGATGATGCGTTCAGGGTCGTGGACCCGATCCTGGGCATCCTCGTAGCGCTGGCCGTCGTCATCACAGGCATCAAGCTCGTGAAGGAGGCCGGGCGTGAGCTTCTGGGGAGAGCCCCGCCCGCTGAGGTTGTCGAGAGAGTGGTTCAGATCGCGGAGGCCGTCGAAGGTGTCACCGATGCTCACGAGGTGAGGGTCCACGAATACGGGACGAGGAAGGTCATGTCGCTTCACATAGCCGTCGAGGAGGGGATCATGGCCAAAGATGCCCATGAGATAGCGACCGAGGTGGAGGATTCCATAGAGGAGGAGTTCACGGTTGCGCCGACCGTTCATGTCGAACCCACCGAGGCAGCTGAGGGCCTGGAGGACCTGGAAGAGCTCGTCGCCAAGATGGTCCAACGCTACGACGAGATTCTGTCGTCGCACAACATAAGAGTCGCGCCCCGCAAGAGGGGCGGCGAGATCGACTTGCACGTGATAGTGGACGGGGAGATGAGTGTCGAGGAAATGCACGAACTCGTCCACAACCTCTCCGATGACATCAGACTGAAACTCGACGGATTCGAGGTCAAAGTCCACGTTGAGCCCTGCAAGAAGGATTGCAGCATCTGCGAGGAGATATGCTCCAAGGGTCTCGAACAGAGAGACAGCTTCTCACCCGACCGCTGA